From Oenococcus sicerae, the proteins below share one genomic window:
- a CDS encoding AEC family transporter, whose translation MQVFLESGSGILMIILMVAVGYVLADRGWFTEDSTKLIARLVTQIALPPYMISSITNDFSKGELLHMLPDLRYPVLSMLILYALSILIVRLIKVKLKHKGLFESMFFNSNTVFVGLPINLAIFGPKSSPYVLVYYMANTTIFWTLGVYLIQRDGQKDPEVSLKAVMQKIFSAPLIGFIIGVLLVVLNIHLPSFLMKGFNYMGALTIPLSMIFIGISVHKAGIKNMEINRDSLGVLSGRFLFAPMLMMLLVLPSSMPILMKQVFILQSCMPVMTNAPVVSKMYKADANFSSIMVTETTLLSLAIVPIMMLIISHLAL comes from the coding sequence ATGCAGGTATTTTTAGAAAGTGGATCAGGAATTTTAATGATCATTTTAATGGTGGCAGTCGGTTATGTGCTAGCTGATCGCGGCTGGTTTACTGAGGATTCAACCAAATTGATCGCCCGCTTAGTGACACAAATTGCCTTGCCACCCTACATGATCTCCTCGATCACAAATGATTTCTCCAAGGGCGAGCTCCTGCATATGCTACCAGATCTTCGCTATCCAGTCTTATCAATGCTGATTTTGTATGCACTGTCTATTCTCATTGTGCGCTTGATCAAAGTTAAGCTTAAACATAAAGGACTTTTCGAATCAATGTTTTTTAATTCCAATACAGTGTTCGTGGGGCTGCCAATTAATCTGGCTATTTTCGGACCGAAAAGTTCGCCCTATGTGCTCGTCTATTATATGGCGAACACGACTATTTTTTGGACTCTAGGTGTCTATTTGATTCAGCGAGATGGCCAAAAGGACCCAGAAGTCAGTCTAAAAGCGGTCATGCAAAAGATCTTTTCAGCACCTTTGATCGGTTTTATCATCGGCGTACTGCTGGTTGTTTTGAACATTCATTTGCCTAGTTTTCTTATGAAAGGCTTTAATTATATGGGTGCTTTGACGATTCCACTATCTATGATCTTTATCGGCATTTCAGTCCATAAAGCCGGTATCAAAAATATGGAAATCAACCGTGACAGCTTAGGCGTTTTATCCGGTCGCTTTCTGTTTGCACCAATGCTGATGATGCTCTTGGTGCTGCCCAGTTCCATGCCGATTTTGATGAAACAAGTCTTTATTTTGCAGTCCTGCATGCCAGTGATGACCAACGCGCCGGTCGTTTCCAAAATGTATAAAGCCGATGCTAATTTTTCATCGATAA